In Thermogemmatispora onikobensis, the genomic window GAGCGGCAGATCAATGCCGAATGCTTCGGAGATGCGAAGGAGGAGCTGGGCGCCCAGCAGCGAATTCCCTCCCAATCGGAAGAAATTCTCCTCAAGATCGATATGCTCTCTATGTAAGAGCGACGCCGCCAGCTCAGCAATTTTAGCCTCAACCGGGTTGCTGAGGCCTGCTTCTGCTTGATGATCATTACGTAGAATATGTGCCTCCTCTGGCCTTGGCAGATGGGCACGGTCAATTTTCCCATGCTCGTTCTTTGGCAAGCGGTCCAGTTTCACAAAGGTCCCTGGAATCATATAGTCAGGCAAGTGGTCTTGTAAATACTGGTGCAGACTGGGCAGAGTAAGCTCTGCTTCTGGCCGAGGCACGAGATAGGCAACCAATTGAGCGGAAGAGGGGTCATCAGAGGAAGGCTGATGG contains:
- a CDS encoding phosphopantetheine-binding protein; this translates as HQPSSDDPSSAQLVAYLVPRPEAELTLPSLHQYLQDHLPDYMIPGTFVKLDRLPKNEHGKIDRAHLPRPEEAHILRNDHQAEAGLSNPVEAKIAELAASLLHREHIDLEENFFRLGGNSLLGAQLLLRISEAFGIDLPLQALFRSTSLRALAADVDRLLFEKVESMSDDEAEEWLSRLGLA